The Enteractinococcus fodinae genome has a segment encoding these proteins:
- a CDS encoding alpha/beta fold hydrolase — protein sequence MTLESTANVTAEGTARRIRTTDWEIHFHEAGSGHPLILIHGSAPGTSGWKNFYPNIEVLSKSFRVLALDLPGWGDSDPASPDKANHVEAVLQFMDALQINQAALVGNSMGAMTALRVASEWPDRVSHIVASGSAGPLAPKIFSPEGMSEGLRALISAYQEPNQQNMREFYDAITFEQGVISEEAVAERAEAAAAREDHRNNFLAGISTPGYLPMSTIDQVSAITAPTLLIHGRDDRVVHFENSLQLCTLISSARLYLMNQCGHCPQLEYPDEYNRVVKQFIEAS from the coding sequence ATGACTCTGGAAAGCACAGCTAACGTAACAGCAGAGGGCACCGCCCGCCGTATTCGAACAACCGACTGGGAAATACACTTCCATGAGGCCGGGAGCGGGCATCCGCTCATTCTTATCCACGGTTCAGCGCCAGGAACATCAGGCTGGAAGAACTTTTACCCGAACATTGAAGTCCTCTCGAAATCATTCCGAGTCTTGGCGCTCGATCTTCCTGGTTGGGGAGATTCCGACCCCGCATCCCCTGATAAAGCAAACCATGTTGAGGCTGTGCTCCAATTTATGGACGCACTACAAATCAATCAGGCAGCGCTCGTAGGCAACTCTATGGGAGCGATGACTGCACTACGGGTTGCCTCTGAATGGCCAGACCGCGTCTCACATATCGTAGCCAGCGGCTCTGCAGGACCACTGGCTCCAAAGATATTCAGTCCCGAGGGGATGAGTGAGGGGCTTAGGGCGCTAATATCAGCCTATCAAGAGCCAAATCAACAGAACATGCGAGAATTCTACGACGCCATCACATTCGAGCAAGGCGTCATCTCTGAAGAAGCCGTAGCCGAACGCGCAGAAGCCGCTGCTGCGCGCGAGGATCATAGGAATAACTTTCTCGCAGGAATCAGCACGCCGGGCTATCTCCCCATGTCCACGATCGATCAAGTTTCAGCCATCACAGCACCGACACTACTGATTCATGGACGCGATGACCGAGTGGTCCACTTCGAAAACTCGTTACAGTTATGTACGCTCATTTCCTCGGCGCGACTATATCTGATGAACCAATGCGGCCACTGCCCGCAACTCGAGTACCCCGATGAGTACAACCGAGTCGTCAAGCAGTTCATCGAGGCCTCCTAA